In Labrus mixtus chromosome 11, fLabMix1.1, whole genome shotgun sequence, a single window of DNA contains:
- the pou3f2b gene encoding POU domain, class 3, transcription factor 2 produces MRGGGGAESRCASASTWQSAWEPPVGRRVSVKCKVPLIRATSPAPRVMATAASNHYSILTSSASIVHSEPGSMQQATAYRDAQSLLQSDYPLQSNSHTLSHAHQWITALSHGEGAPWSSSPLGAEQDIKPAVQGSRDEMHNSSSNLQHQSRPPHLVHQTHGNHHDGRAWRTTTAAHIPSMATTNGQSLIYSQPGFSVNGLIPGTGQGMHHHNIRDSHDEHHSPHLSEHGHPPSQHQHQHRPQSHHDHSDEDTPTSDDLEQFAKQFKQRRIKLGFTQADVGLALGTLYGNVFSQTTICRFEALQLSFKNMCKLKPLLNKWLEEADSTSGSPTSLDKIAAQGRKRKKRTSIEVSVKGALESHFLKSPKPAASEIIGLADSLHLEKEVVRVWFCNRRQKEKRMTPPGALPGSEDVYGDTPPHHGVQTPIQ; encoded by the coding sequence ATGAGAGGCGGGGGCGGGGCGGAGTCCAGGTGCGCCTCGGCGTCCACTTGGCAGAGCGCCTGGGAGCCGCCTGTGGGCAGGAGAGTATCTGTCAAATGCAAGGTTCCTTTAATAAGAGCGACCAGTCCGGCTCCGAGAGTCATGGCGACCGCAGCGTCTAACCACTACAGCATCCTCACCTCCAGCGCATCCATCGTGCACTCGGAGCCCGGCAGCATGCAGCAAGCCACAGCGTACCGGGACGCGCAGAGCCTGTTGCAGAGCGACTATCCGCTGCAGAGCAACAGCCACACGCTCAGCCACGCACACCAGTGGATCACGGCGCTGTCCCACGGAGAGGGAGCCCCGTGGTCCTCCAGCCCGCTTGGCGCGGAGCAGGACATCAAACCCGCGGTGCAGGGCTCCCGGGACGAGATGCACAACTCCAGCAGCAACCTGCAGCACCAGTCTCGGCCACCCCATCTGGTGCACCAGACGCACGGGAACCACCACGACGGCCGGGCGTGGAGAACCACCACCGCGGCGCACATACCGAGCATGGCGACGACGAACGGCCAAAGCCTTATCTACTCCCAGCCGGGTTTCAGCGTCAACGGGCTAATCCCGGGTACCGGTCAGGGGATGCACCACCACAACATCAGAGACAGTCATGACGAGCACCACAGCCCGCACCTCAGCGAACACGGTCATCCGCCGTCCCAGCATCAGCACCAGCACCGACCGCAGAGCCACCACGACCACTCGGACGAGGATACGCCGACGTCGGACGACCTGGAGCAGTTTGCCAAGCAGTTTAAACAGCGGAGGATCAAGTTGGGCTTTACGCAGGCGGACGTGGGACTCGCCCTGGGGACCCTGTACGGAAATGTATTTTCCCAAACCACCATATGCAGGTTTGAGGCCCTGCAGCTCAGCTTCAAAAACATGTGCAAGCTGAAGCCTCTGTTGAACAAGTGGTTGGAGGAGGCGGACTCCACCTCGGGCAGCCCTACAAGCCTGGACAAAATCGCCGCGCaggggagaaaaaggaaaaaacggACTTCAATAGAGGTAAGCGTAAAGGGGGCTTTGGAGAGCCATTTTTTGAAGAGCCCTAAACCAGCAGCATCGGAAATAATCGGCCTGGCGGACAGTCTCCACCTGGAGAAAGAAGTGGTGAGGGTTTGGTTTTGTAAcaggagacagaaggagaaacGCATGACCCCTCCCGGAGCACTGCCAGGGAGTGAGGATGTGTACGGGGACACTCCGCCGCATCACGGGGTCCAGACCCCGATCCAATGA